The Candidatus Eremiobacteraceae bacterium genome has a segment encoding these proteins:
- a CDS encoding Rid family detoxifying hydrolase: protein LARMRTISTDAAPNPVAAYSQGTEAGGVVYTAGQLGFVPNSGTIPNGIEAQTLAALTNVRTIIEAAGLRVSDIVKVTVFLTDMSQFDAMNAIYRQFFDGHKPARTTVGVSVLPRPDALVEIDAIAAR from the coding sequence CTCGCGCGCATGCGTACGATTTCTACCGATGCCGCTCCGAACCCCGTAGCGGCTTACTCACAAGGCACGGAAGCCGGGGGCGTCGTCTACACCGCCGGTCAACTCGGGTTTGTACCGAATTCGGGCACGATCCCGAACGGCATTGAAGCGCAAACGCTCGCAGCGCTCACGAACGTGCGCACGATCATCGAAGCGGCAGGACTGCGCGTCTCGGACATCGTGAAGGTGACCGTATTCCTCACCGACATGTCGCAATTCGATGCGATGAACGCGATCTACCGGCAGTTCTTCGACGGCCACAAGCCGGCACGAACAACGGTCGGCGTTTCGGTGCTGCCGCGGCCGGACGCGCTCGTGGAGATCGACGCGATAGCCGCGCGCTAG
- a CDS encoding tetratricopeptide repeat protein, with protein sequence MKPRRIFAVTALFIAMGAGLAARAEAAPQSPAPAASAPAQKTSSQPTTTSASDLLTQAQADIAGGHNLAARDELRRAAAIDPGNLGIQKMLGDVEYRLENFPAAEAAYIAVLAKEPDNKDVHNRLGGVYAALDRFDDALSEFRKSLPLREGFANLVQVYQDQGRLSELESEYMIEMEREPSEPGTHYNLGIVYDAEKNYAQAIDQYNTALEHNPRFTDALNALGVVYADEGRHQDAIDHYQQTLSIDPRYYLALMNWGVELIKLGDFNGAVDKINKALALNPQFPLSYENLGVAYDYLGDFTRAVELYQQTIVLDPGDRNVYVNLGAIYFNHGLLNLAEAAFIKGLAITPKNATLHFGLGDVYQQQRKYQFAIEQFKSALAITPNDITTQAKLAEVQAALAGH encoded by the coding sequence ATGAAACCGCGTCGTATATTCGCCGTCACCGCACTTTTCATCGCTATGGGCGCCGGCCTGGCCGCGCGGGCCGAAGCAGCACCGCAGAGCCCGGCGCCGGCCGCATCGGCGCCCGCCCAAAAAACTTCGAGTCAGCCCACCACGACCAGCGCTTCCGATCTGCTCACGCAGGCGCAGGCCGATATCGCCGGAGGCCACAACTTGGCGGCGCGCGATGAACTCCGCCGTGCTGCCGCGATCGATCCCGGCAATCTCGGCATCCAGAAGATGCTCGGCGACGTGGAATACCGTCTTGAGAATTTCCCGGCCGCCGAAGCCGCATATATCGCGGTCCTTGCCAAGGAGCCCGACAATAAAGACGTGCACAATCGCCTCGGGGGCGTTTACGCTGCACTAGATCGATTCGACGACGCGCTTTCCGAGTTTCGCAAGAGTCTGCCGTTGCGCGAAGGCTTTGCAAATCTCGTCCAGGTCTATCAAGATCAAGGGCGTCTGTCGGAGCTCGAAAGCGAATACATGATCGAGATGGAGCGTGAACCGTCCGAGCCGGGCACGCACTACAATTTGGGCATCGTCTACGATGCAGAAAAGAATTACGCGCAGGCGATCGACCAATATAACACCGCGCTCGAACACAATCCCCGCTTCACGGACGCGCTCAACGCGCTGGGAGTCGTGTACGCCGACGAGGGCCGGCATCAGGATGCGATCGATCACTATCAGCAAACCCTGAGCATCGACCCGCGGTATTACCTCGCACTGATGAACTGGGGCGTCGAGCTCATCAAGCTCGGCGACTTCAACGGCGCGGTCGACAAGATCAACAAGGCTCTAGCCCTGAATCCACAATTCCCGTTATCGTACGAAAACCTCGGCGTGGCGTATGACTATCTCGGGGACTTCACCCGCGCGGTGGAGCTGTACCAGCAGACGATCGTGCTCGATCCCGGCGACCGCAACGTGTACGTCAATCTAGGCGCGATCTATTTCAACCACGGGCTGCTGAACCTGGCCGAGGCGGCGTTCATCAAAGGGCTCGCCATCACACCCAAAAATGCCACGTTGCATTTCGGGCTCGGCGATGTCTATCAGCAGCAGCGGAAGTATCAGTTCGCGATCGAGCAGTTCAAATCTGCGCTCGCGATCACGCCGAACGATATCACGACGCAAGCGAAGCTCGCGGAAGTGCAGGCCGCGCTAGCGGGCCACTAG